Proteins co-encoded in one Galactobacillus timonensis genomic window:
- a CDS encoding response regulator, whose protein sequence is MTYKVLLADDENDVLAVIRRKIDWAALGLEEPCEASNGVEALELAEKVQPDIVMTDIKMPYMDGLELARQLRSLYPDIRIIILSGFDEFEYAKEAVHLNAVEYLLKPVDSDYLTSIFRKITASLDQEHEERQNQKLLEQYYQQSLPLLQENFFTSLVQGHIPQEEIRKYCVSYQISLPGPYYAVAIFHTSSSVLPQGMQYILLVMSVRRLAEEKVSERWQPHFFSFLNNLCMIVSLNSEEEIRDLTDELDRFCRLAKSALQATVTCGIGHPCSTLAEMPESYSGARQAVSYRVIYGSGQAINIAEVAPKESELSATASDQELQNVFKQMKLEDPEELRQAIKRFLDTSIPRSSVAAYHLFIMELIGHLGRFARDNELDLENSFGKDPTTMDLQTRGPETLASWMTDVCLRMQKELSGHRRSSTENIVLKAKDYIQEHYSDPDLNLNSLCRDLGVSTSYFSTIFRRETGQPFVGYLTEFRMNKAAELLISGNEKTYIVATKVGYSDPNYFSYVFRRRYGVSPSKYKGR, encoded by the coding sequence ATGACATACAAAGTATTGCTCGCAGACGATGAAAACGATGTTCTCGCCGTCATCCGCAGAAAAATTGACTGGGCAGCGCTGGGACTGGAAGAGCCCTGTGAAGCGTCCAATGGCGTCGAGGCGCTGGAGCTTGCCGAAAAAGTACAGCCCGACATTGTCATGACCGACATCAAGATGCCTTACATGGACGGTCTCGAGCTGGCCAGGCAGCTGCGCTCCCTCTATCCCGATATCCGCATCATTATCCTTTCGGGTTTTGATGAATTTGAATATGCCAAGGAGGCTGTTCATCTTAACGCCGTCGAATATCTTCTGAAGCCGGTCGACTCCGACTACCTCACCTCTATCTTCCGCAAGATCACAGCATCGCTCGATCAGGAACACGAAGAGAGACAGAACCAGAAACTTCTGGAACAGTACTACCAGCAGTCGCTGCCTCTTCTGCAGGAAAACTTCTTCACGTCCCTGGTTCAGGGACATATTCCCCAGGAGGAAATCAGGAAATACTGCGTCAGCTATCAGATCTCACTTCCCGGTCCGTATTATGCCGTCGCCATCTTTCATACCAGTTCCTCCGTCCTGCCGCAGGGCATGCAGTACATCCTGCTGGTGATGAGCGTAAGAAGACTTGCTGAAGAAAAGGTCAGTGAACGCTGGCAGCCCCATTTCTTCAGCTTTCTCAACAATCTGTGCATGATCGTATCGCTCAACAGCGAAGAAGAAATCCGCGATCTGACCGATGAACTGGACCGCTTCTGCCGCCTGGCAAAAAGCGCTCTGCAGGCAACGGTCACCTGCGGCATCGGCCACCCCTGTTCCACGCTTGCCGAAATGCCGGAAAGCTACAGCGGCGCACGGCAAGCAGTCTCCTACCGCGTCATCTACGGCAGCGGTCAGGCCATCAACATCGCCGAAGTTGCGCCGAAGGAATCGGAACTTTCCGCCACCGCCAGCGATCAGGAACTGCAGAATGTCTTCAAGCAGATGAAGCTCGAAGATCCCGAAGAACTCAGGCAAGCCATCAAGCGCTTTCTCGATACCAGCATTCCCCGCTCCTCGGTTGCGGCGTACCATCTGTTCATCATGGAGCTGATCGGTCATCTTGGCCGCTTTGCCCGCGACAATGAGCTGGATCTGGAAAATTCGTTCGGAAAGGATCCGACAACGATGGACCTACAGACGCGCGGCCCCGAGACACTGGCATCCTGGATGACGGACGTCTGCCTGCGCATGCAGAAGGAACTGAGCGGACACCGCCGCAGTTCGACGGAAAACATCGTTCTCAAGGCCAAAGACTATATCCAGGAACATTACAGTGATCCGGATCTGAATCTGAATTCCCTGTGCCGTGATCTCGGCGTTTCAACGTCCTATTTTTCAACGATCTTCCGCCGCGAAACCGGACAGCCGTTCGTCGGATATCTTACCGAGTTCCGCATGAACAAGGCTGCGGAACTGCTCATCTCCGGAAATGAAAAGACCTATATCGTTGCGACCAAGGTTGGATACAGCGATCCCAACTACTTTTCCTATGTCTTCCGCCGCCGCTATGGCGTCTCTCCAAGCAAATACAAGGGAAGATGA
- a CDS encoding DUF6553 family protein yields the protein MAKSSHPNLFEDWPSHYFETDNIFEREAALQQRLQASPDPADARRLEILHLRYGTGKRERPDGFMRAWLMLKVMASNCSGFSISSRRKAELYSYLKALGIEEGSVPDDVLLEEWRDFASRMIGACRNDRTYRTTGFGLVSVSEEYTNRRIAEEIRKCFHDLPAECGFLEMIEPLYRVVCEVYCDQIEHGSDYLKQAGR from the coding sequence ATGGCAAAATCATCGCATCCGAATCTTTTTGAAGACTGGCCGTCGCACTATTTCGAGACCGATAACATTTTTGAGCGGGAAGCAGCTCTGCAGCAGAGGCTGCAGGCGTCCCCGGACCCCGCGGACGCAAGGCGGCTTGAAATACTGCATCTGCGCTACGGAACGGGAAAACGGGAGCGTCCCGACGGTTTTATGCGGGCATGGCTGATGCTGAAGGTCATGGCCTCCAACTGCTCCGGTTTCTCCATCAGTTCACGCAGGAAGGCGGAGCTGTATTCCTATCTCAAAGCCCTCGGAATTGAAGAAGGCAGCGTACCGGATGATGTGCTGCTGGAAGAATGGCGCGACTTTGCCTCCCGCATGATCGGCGCCTGCCGCAATGACCGTACGTACCGGACAACCGGCTTTGGTCTAGTGTCGGTCAGTGAAGAATATACCAATCGCAGAATTGCCGAAGAAATCCGGAAGTGCTTCCATGATCTTCCCGCTGAATGCGGCTTCCTTGAAATGATCGAACCGCTGTACAGGGTTGTATGTGAAGTCTATTGCGACCAGATTGAACACGGCAGCGACTATCTGAAACAGGCAGGAAGGTAA
- a CDS encoding endonuclease/exonuclease/phosphatase family protein, whose protein sequence is MADYSIMSLNLKNTGPLNIGSMAFEDRVSSIEELICWNDPDLIGIQELTDDMIPFLPHTFDAYQFYGKARGNEDLYANERCCILFKKDRFDILSGSTFWLSDTPDKCGSFYPGSIYPRIATIGILQDRTDGTIFTFANTHLDHVLPAVRTRQALVLRNELLKRRRGEFLILTGDFNATRVSAAITLLSTPSDPLEIKDLAPRQGATIRDRFASTFHRRMPIDHIFVSKKMDAKCCRIITSLYMGKAPSDHCPLLAQCSWNHD, encoded by the coding sequence ATGGCCGACTATTCCATCATGAGTCTCAATCTCAAGAACACCGGTCCCCTCAATATCGGATCGATGGCTTTTGAGGACCGTGTCAGTTCCATTGAGGAACTGATCTGCTGGAATGACCCTGATCTCATCGGGATCCAGGAGCTGACGGATGACATGATCCCCTTTCTGCCCCACACCTTCGATGCCTATCAGTTCTATGGAAAGGCGCGCGGCAATGAAGATCTCTATGCCAACGAACGCTGCTGCATCCTGTTCAAGAAGGATCGCTTCGACATTCTGTCCGGCAGCACCTTCTGGCTCTCGGATACACCGGATAAGTGCGGTTCCTTCTATCCCGGATCCATTTATCCCCGCATCGCTACCATCGGCATTCTGCAGGATCGCACAGATGGAACGATATTCACCTTTGCCAATACACATCTGGATCATGTCCTTCCTGCGGTGCGTACACGGCAGGCCCTGGTACTGCGCAATGAGCTGCTGAAACGCAGGAGGGGTGAATTTCTCATCCTCACCGGCGATTTCAATGCGACCCGTGTTTCGGCAGCGATCACGCTTCTCTCTACCCCGAGTGATCCGCTTGAAATCAAGGATCTCGCGCCAAGACAAGGGGCGACGATCCGTGACCGTTTCGCATCCACGTTTCACCGCCGCATGCCGATCGATCACATCTTTGTCTCCAAAAAAATGGACGCAAAGTGCTGCCGCATCATTACGAGTCTTTACATGGGCAAAGCACCGAGCGACCACTGCCCTCTGCTTGCCCAGTGTTCCTGGAACCATGACTGA
- the metK gene encoding methionine adenosyltransferase, whose protein sequence is MSKYYFSSESVTSGHPDKVCDLIADSILDEAIRQDPDAHMAVEATIKDDLILVYGEAGTTADIDYEKIALGVMKQIGYDEEYHVQVKVNKQSSEINSAVAHDEISAGDQGIMFGYADDETEDLMPFAIDCAHKLAKQLETVRRQTPFLRPDGKTQVTAEYVDGKLKRIDTIVVSTQHTADVSQEEIRKCVMEKVIKPVVDPKLVDENTKYLINPSGSFILGGSWGDSGTTGRKIVVDSYGGYAPIGGGCFSSKDPTKVDRSAAYYARYVCRNVVANGLAHKCQIELAYAIGEPRPMSVNVQTFGTSKYTNEELLDIINKNFDFSVSNIIKELDLRRPIYATTTNYGHFGRAGLPWEAFKKIEL, encoded by the coding sequence ATGTCCAAGTACTATTTTTCATCTGAATCCGTCACCAGCGGACATCCTGACAAGGTATGCGACCTGATTGCGGATTCCATTCTCGACGAAGCGATCCGTCAGGATCCGGATGCCCACATGGCTGTTGAAGCCACGATCAAGGATGATCTCATTCTTGTTTACGGCGAAGCCGGAACAACTGCAGATATCGATTACGAAAAGATCGCTCTCGGCGTCATGAAGCAGATCGGCTATGACGAGGAATACCATGTTCAGGTCAAGGTGAACAAGCAGTCTTCCGAGATCAACAGCGCTGTTGCCCATGATGAGATCAGCGCCGGCGACCAGGGCATCATGTTCGGCTATGCCGATGATGAGACGGAAGATCTGATGCCGTTTGCCATCGACTGCGCCCACAAGCTGGCCAAGCAGCTCGAGACGGTTCGCCGTCAGACACCGTTCCTGCGTCCGGATGGAAAGACCCAGGTTACGGCGGAATATGTTGACGGCAAGCTGAAGCGCATCGATACGATCGTCGTTTCCACACAGCACACGGCGGATGTTTCGCAGGAAGAAATCCGCAAGTGTGTCATGGAAAAGGTCATCAAGCCGGTTGTTGATCCGAAGCTTGTTGATGAGAATACCAAGTATCTGATCAACCCGTCCGGATCCTTCATCCTCGGCGGATCCTGGGGCGATTCAGGAACGACGGGCCGTAAGATTGTCGTTGACTCCTATGGTGGATATGCCCCGATCGGCGGCGGCTGCTTCTCCAGTAAGGATCCGACCAAGGTCGACCGTTCGGCAGCCTACTATGCACGTTATGTGTGCCGCAATGTCGTTGCCAACGGCCTGGCTCACAAGTGCCAGATTGAGCTTGCCTATGCCATTGGTGAGCCGCGTCCGATGAGCGTCAACGTTCAGACATTCGGTACCTCCAAGTACACGAACGAAGAGCTGCTTGACATCATCAACAAGAACTTTGACTTCTCCGTTTCCAACATCATCAAGGAACTGGATCTGCGCCGTCCGATCTATGCGACCACAACGAACTATGGTCACTTCGGAAGAGCCGGCCTGCCCTGGGAAGCGTTCAAGAAGATCGAGCTCTGA
- a CDS encoding AI-2E family transporter has translation MKFKLPDQNWNQIWTYVISGIILICIFFLFRYGSSVAAFFSTINKGLAPFVWGFVIAFICVPLRRVIETKWLAKTSLKPHTKRVIGVVGTMAVFAVVLISFFAILTPQLISSIETLVSSLDTYMNQFETFLQNLAQNNATVLSIVQKVLETVSNMLQNMLNGTEGILNTVLNYSVSVVTNVINFFIGVIIAVYLLMDSERWKRQLKRVLYAVFNSEAAGGVIYFLRLCQRMLNNFIFGKALDSLIIGIVCGIVCAIMRLPYTPLLAFIVGITNMIPVFGPFIGAIPCIFILLMINPVQALEFTVFILILQQVDGNILGPRILGDQMGLPALWVMFAILIGGQLWGVIGMFLGVPVFSVFYVLIRDFVNRRLREKRMKIDS, from the coding sequence ATGAAATTCAAACTGCCTGATCAGAACTGGAATCAGATCTGGACCTACGTCATCAGCGGCATCATTCTGATCTGCATATTCTTTCTCTTCCGTTACGGCAGTTCCGTCGCTGCTTTCTTTTCCACCATCAACAAGGGGCTGGCTCCCTTTGTCTGGGGATTCGTGATTGCCTTTATCTGCGTACCGCTCAGAAGAGTGATCGAAACAAAGTGGCTCGCCAAAACCAGTCTCAAGCCGCATACGAAGCGGGTGATCGGCGTCGTCGGGACGATGGCGGTGTTTGCAGTGGTTCTAATTTCGTTTTTCGCGATTTTGACGCCGCAGCTGATCTCTTCGATTGAGACGCTGGTTTCTTCGCTGGATACGTATATGAATCAGTTCGAGACATTTCTGCAGAATCTTGCGCAGAACAATGCAACGGTGCTGAGCATCGTTCAAAAGGTCCTGGAGACTGTATCAAACATGCTGCAGAACATGCTCAACGGCACCGAGGGAATTCTCAATACGGTTCTCAACTATTCGGTCAGCGTCGTGACGAATGTCATCAACTTCTTCATCGGTGTGATCATTGCGGTCTATCTTCTGATGGATTCGGAGCGCTGGAAGCGGCAGCTGAAACGGGTTCTCTATGCAGTCTTCAACAGTGAAGCGGCCGGCGGCGTGATTTACTTTCTGCGGCTGTGTCAGCGGATGCTGAACAACTTCATTTTCGGAAAGGCTCTGGATTCATTGATCATCGGCATCGTCTGCGGCATCGTCTGTGCGATCATGCGCCTTCCGTATACGCCTCTGCTTGCCTTCATTGTGGGCATTACGAACATGATTCCGGTCTTCGGGCCGTTTATCGGCGCGATTCCGTGCATCTTCATTCTGCTGATGATCAATCCGGTACAGGCACTGGAGTTTACGGTATTCATTCTGATTCTGCAGCAGGTGGACGGGAATATTCTCGGCCCGAGAATTCTGGGCGATCAGATGGGTCTGCCGGCATTGTGGGTCATGTTTGCAATCCTGATCGGCGGCCAGCTGTGGGGCGTCATCGGCATGTTCCTGGGCGTTCCGGTATTCTCCGTCTTCTATGTCCTGATCCGCGACTTCGTCAACCGCCGTCTGCGTGAAAAACGCATGAAGATCGATTCGTAA
- a CDS encoding flavocytochrome c, with amino-acid sequence MSLSESKGFSRTFVGVLFAAAIGLGTLPGCGSSSNAGASADGGVSGTFTGTAVGMGGESNPVEVTLTLEDSKIVDATATGAGETEGIGSKAIDTMPGEIKSSGSIAVDTVSGATITSNAILEAAAAALTSAGLNPDDYKTAAASTAAAAEDVTKDVDIVIVGAGGAGMTAAIKAADEGASVVILESQAMAGGNSVRSTGGMNAAKTVYQDENEFDESAGVEATLKSARENYADNADIQALADTVEKQWADYQANPEGYFDSVELFELDTMIGGKGINDIELVKTLAENSSDAIDWLESIGATLHNVGQFGGASVKRIHRPVNDQGKTTAVGAYVVPILEKNVEDRGVEILYNTTADQILTDSDGNVAGVHATTADGGNVTVNAKAVILATGGFGANNDMVVAQNHPELKGYITTNAAGAQGQGITMAEAIGAGTVDMDQIQLHPTVHVDDDGNAHLITEGLRGDGAILVNKEGNRFFNEVGTRDAVSNAENEQTDGQAWLVIDQAMVDASAVIAGYISAGYTVTGSTYEELADAMGVPADTFAATMEKWNECVANQSDPDFNRVSFANPLDTAPYYAILVQPGIHHTMGGLTIDTSCEVLDGVHGNVIPGLFAAGEVTGGVHGANRLGGNAVADFVVFGGIAGESAAAYVKK; translated from the coding sequence ATGAGTTTATCTGAATCTAAGGGATTCTCACGTACATTCGTCGGTGTACTCTTTGCGGCGGCAATTGGACTGGGAACTCTGCCTGGATGCGGCAGCTCCAGCAATGCAGGTGCATCTGCTGACGGAGGCGTTTCCGGAACATTTACGGGCACTGCTGTCGGTATGGGCGGTGAATCGAATCCGGTCGAAGTAACTCTGACACTGGAAGACAGCAAGATCGTTGATGCGACGGCAACCGGTGCAGGCGAGACCGAGGGTATCGGCTCCAAGGCAATTGATACGATGCCGGGCGAGATCAAATCTTCGGGATCGATCGCAGTTGATACAGTATCGGGTGCGACCATTACTTCCAATGCAATTCTGGAAGCGGCAGCTGCGGCTCTGACGTCGGCAGGTCTGAATCCGGATGATTACAAGACGGCAGCAGCTTCTACGGCAGCGGCTGCAGAAGATGTGACCAAGGATGTTGATATCGTCATCGTCGGTGCCGGCGGTGCCGGTATGACGGCTGCGATCAAGGCGGCGGATGAAGGTGCTTCCGTTGTGATTCTTGAGTCTCAGGCCATGGCAGGCGGCAACTCCGTCCGTTCCACCGGCGGTATGAACGCAGCCAAGACCGTTTATCAGGATGAAAATGAGTTCGATGAGTCGGCAGGTGTTGAAGCGACGCTGAAGAGTGCTCGTGAGAACTATGCGGACAATGCGGATATCCAGGCTCTTGCGGATACGGTTGAGAAGCAGTGGGCTGACTATCAGGCAAATCCGGAAGGCTACTTCGATTCCGTTGAGCTGTTTGAGCTCGATACGATGATCGGCGGCAAGGGCATCAACGATATTGAACTGGTCAAGACGCTGGCTGAGAACAGCTCGGATGCGATTGACTGGCTCGAGTCCATCGGTGCTACGCTCCACAATGTCGGCCAGTTCGGCGGTGCTTCGGTCAAGCGTATTCATCGCCCGGTCAATGACCAGGGCAAGACGACGGCTGTCGGTGCCTATGTTGTTCCAATCCTTGAGAAGAACGTTGAGGATCGCGGCGTTGAGATTCTCTACAATACGACGGCAGATCAGATTCTGACGGATTCGGACGGCAATGTTGCAGGTGTTCATGCGACAACGGCTGATGGCGGCAATGTGACGGTTAATGCGAAGGCAGTCATTCTTGCGACGGGCGGCTTCGGTGCCAACAACGACATGGTTGTTGCCCAGAACCATCCGGAACTGAAGGGCTACATCACAACCAACGCTGCCGGTGCACAGGGCCAGGGCATTACGATGGCTGAGGCGATCGGTGCCGGTACGGTTGATATGGATCAGATCCAGCTCCATCCGACAGTTCATGTGGATGATGATGGCAATGCACATCTGATTACCGAAGGTCTTCGCGGCGATGGTGCAATCCTCGTAAATAAGGAAGGCAACCGCTTCTTTAATGAAGTTGGTACGCGTGATGCTGTATCGAATGCTGAAAACGAGCAGACGGACGGTCAGGCATGGCTCGTCATCGACCAGGCGATGGTAGATGCTTCGGCAGTCATTGCCGGATACATCAGCGCCGGCTATACTGTAACCGGTTCGACGTATGAGGAACTGGCGGATGCGATGGGCGTTCCGGCAGATACCTTTGCAGCTACGATGGAAAAGTGGAATGAGTGTGTTGCAAACCAGTCGGATCCGGATTTCAACCGTGTATCCTTCGCAAATCCTCTGGATACAGCTCCGTACTATGCAATCCTTGTTCAGCCGGGCATCCATCATACGATGGGCGGTCTGACCATTGATACTTCCTGCGAAGTTCTCGATGGCGTTCATGGCAATGTGATTCCGGGCCTGTTCGCTGCCGGCGAAGTTACGGGCGGCGTTCATGGCGCAAACCGTCTGGGCGGAAACGCAGTCGCTGACTTCGTTGTCTTCGGCGGAATTGCCGGTGAGTCGGCTGCCGCTTACGTCAAGAAGTAA
- a CDS encoding helix-turn-helix transcriptional regulator, translating to MADKKELPFAILEILETFSDENHILSISDIMSHLEKCYHLKAERRTIYANIDLLRSFGYDISTWDEQHKGYYLRSRIFSRSEILMLCNAVHASHFINQDESEALINKLLSFLNRYQQDLYRSSVYMPNPQKTENEELMTTIDLIARAVRDGHPVSFTYLKYSMDKKLVPRREEDYCIEPRGIVYEESRPYVVATTEDHADFSHYRLDRMRSVRIDKDTVVPTLNEKQSRQFKDIYNYARYKLFMYSDETVSARLVCQNSCLNQIIDFFGPEELTLHKYDDDHFEISVKGSRTGLLIFAQQYIDKVVITYPESLKEEMRQRIENAQKAYQQAN from the coding sequence ATGGCAGACAAGAAAGAACTTCCCTTTGCAATTCTCGAAATACTGGAAACCTTTTCCGATGAAAATCATATTCTCTCCATTTCCGATATCATGTCCCATCTTGAAAAGTGCTACCACCTTAAGGCTGAGCGAAGAACGATCTATGCCAACATCGACCTTCTGCGCAGCTTTGGCTATGACATCAGTACATGGGACGAGCAGCACAAAGGCTACTACCTGCGTTCACGTATCTTCAGCCGTTCTGAAATTCTGATGCTGTGCAACGCTGTACACGCCTCTCATTTCATCAATCAGGATGAAAGCGAAGCCCTGATCAATAAGCTTCTTTCCTTTTTGAACCGGTACCAGCAGGATCTCTACCGCAGCAGCGTCTACATGCCCAATCCGCAGAAAACGGAAAATGAGGAGCTGATGACGACGATCGATCTCATCGCCCGGGCGGTCAGGGACGGGCATCCGGTTTCCTTCACCTATCTGAAGTATTCGATGGACAAGAAACTCGTCCCGCGACGTGAAGAGGATTACTGCATCGAACCCCGCGGCATCGTCTACGAAGAGTCACGTCCCTATGTCGTGGCAACGACAGAGGATCATGCGGATTTCTCACACTACCGTCTGGACCGTATGCGCTCAGTCCGCATCGACAAAGATACGGTTGTTCCTACGCTCAATGAAAAGCAGAGCCGGCAGTTCAAGGACATCTACAACTATGCGCGCTATAAGCTGTTCATGTACAGTGACGAAACGGTTTCCGCCCGCCTCGTCTGCCAGAACAGCTGTCTGAATCAGATCATCGATTTCTTTGGACCGGAGGAGCTGACACTGCACAAATATGATGACGATCACTTTGAAATCAGTGTCAAAGGTTCCAGGACAGGGTTGTTGATTTTCGCCCAGCAGTACATTGACAAGGTGGTCATCACCTATCCGGAAAGTCTGAAGGAAGAGATGAGGCAGCGCATCGAAAATGCACAAAAGGCTTATCAGCAGGCCAATTGA
- a CDS encoding glutamine synthetase III — translation MEAPFEEFGSLVFDEKEMRERLPKPVYTSWKKTVANEGALDRTTADAIAHAMKRWALEHGATHYTHWFQPLTGATAEKHNAFVDPGPDGEAITHFSGKNLIKDEPDASSFPSGGLRATFEARGYTYWDVTSPVFIKDGTMCIPTIFVSYTGESLDRKSPLLKSVKALSAAATEVVNLLGDKDVKFCNSYVGLEQEYFLIRKEDYEKRADLKMTGRTLCGAPAAKGQELSDHYFGAIPTSVGEFMKDVNKELWKLGIFAKTEHNEVAPGQFELAPDYASCNMAVDQNQLTMDILKREAEKHDLACLLAEKPFDGINGSGKHNNWSIMTDDGQNLFAPGDKPSENIRFLVFLCAFIKAVDDNALLLRMSASSPGNDHRLGANEAPPAIISIYLGSYIEDQLKDLMEDKPGKSADDAVPDFTPISGLAYIPHDNSDRNRTSPVAFTGNRFEFRMLGSSMSAALVNTVMNTVMADALNDIAKQLEGIKYLQDVRSKALDICRGIIREHSRILFSGDGYSEAWVKEAEKRGLPNVHSFIESTEVLADPKTVDMFTKLGVYTKSELAARKAIYAEQYISTISIEVRTLLEMVHHQILPAMTADLKDAGEAAAAAGTAAPKYLTKHVSELSKSMDELVKTADKLEKDFAALSRKPADGETGKEFYYTICPEMEAVRAVLDTYEVYASRKNYPLPTYEDMLFSL, via the coding sequence ATGGAAGCACCGTTTGAAGAATTTGGATCACTCGTGTTCGATGAAAAAGAGATGCGGGAACGCCTGCCGAAGCCGGTCTACACATCGTGGAAGAAGACTGTCGCCAACGAGGGCGCACTGGACCGCACCACTGCCGATGCCATCGCTCATGCCATGAAACGCTGGGCTCTGGAGCATGGCGCAACGCACTATACCCACTGGTTCCAGCCGCTGACCGGAGCTACAGCTGAGAAGCACAATGCCTTCGTTGATCCGGGACCTGATGGCGAAGCCATTACTCATTTCTCCGGCAAGAATCTGATCAAGGATGAACCGGATGCGTCCAGCTTCCCGTCCGGCGGCCTGCGTGCAACCTTTGAAGCCCGCGGCTATACCTATTGGGACGTAACGTCGCCTGTCTTCATCAAGGACGGTACCATGTGCATTCCGACGATCTTCGTCTCCTACACTGGCGAATCGCTGGACCGCAAGAGCCCGCTGCTGAAGTCCGTCAAGGCACTCAGCGCCGCAGCTACCGAAGTTGTCAACCTGCTTGGTGACAAGGATGTCAAGTTCTGCAACTCCTATGTCGGTCTGGAACAGGAATATTTCCTGATCCGTAAAGAAGACTACGAAAAGCGGGCCGACCTCAAGATGACCGGCCGCACCCTGTGCGGAGCACCGGCTGCCAAGGGACAGGAACTGAGCGACCATTACTTCGGCGCCATTCCTACCAGCGTTGGCGAATTCATGAAGGATGTAAACAAGGAGCTGTGGAAGCTCGGCATCTTCGCCAAGACCGAACACAATGAAGTTGCTCCGGGACAGTTCGAGCTCGCTCCGGATTACGCTTCCTGCAATATGGCAGTTGATCAGAACCAGCTGACCATGGACATTCTCAAGCGCGAAGCCGAGAAACATGACCTGGCATGCCTGCTTGCGGAGAAGCCGTTTGACGGCATTAACGGATCGGGCAAGCACAACAACTGGTCCATCATGACCGATGACGGGCAGAACCTGTTCGCTCCGGGTGACAAGCCTTCCGAAAACATCCGCTTCCTCGTCTTCCTGTGTGCCTTCATCAAGGCTGTTGATGACAATGCTCTGCTGCTTCGCATGAGCGCAAGCTCCCCGGGCAACGACCACCGTCTTGGTGCCAACGAAGCTCCGCCTGCAATCATTTCCATTTACCTGGGCTCCTATATTGAGGATCAGCTCAAGGATCTGATGGAAGACAAGCCGGGCAAATCTGCCGATGACGCTGTCCCTGACTTTACGCCGATCAGCGGTCTCGCCTACATTCCGCATGACAACTCCGACCGCAACCGTACATCGCCGGTCGCCTTCACCGGCAACCGTTTCGAGTTCCGTATGCTCGGTTCTTCGATGAGTGCAGCTCTGGTCAACACGGTCATGAATACAGTCATGGCCGATGCCCTGAACGATATTGCCAAACAGCTGGAAGGCATCAAGTATCTGCAGGATGTCCGCTCCAAGGCACTGGATATCTGCCGCGGCATCATCCGGGAACATTCCCGCATCCTCTTCTCGGGCGACGGTTATTCCGAAGCCTGGGTCAAGGAAGCTGAGAAGCGCGGCCTGCCGAATGTCCACTCCTTCATCGAATCCACCGAAGTACTGGCGGATCCCAAGACCGTCGACATGTTTACGAAGCTCGGCGTCTATACGAAGTCTGAGCTTGCCGCCCGCAAGGCCATCTATGCGGAGCAGTACATTTCGACCATCAGCATCGAGGTACGCACCCTCCTGGAAATGGTGCATCACCAGATTCTGCCGGCAATGACCGCGGATCTCAAGGATGCAGGTGAGGCAGCTGCAGCAGCCGGCACAGCGGCTCCGAAGTATCTGACCAAGCATGTCAGCGAGCTATCCAAGAGTATGGATGAACTGGTCAAGACGGCCGACAAGCTGGAAAAGGACTTCGCCGCTCTCTCCCGGAAGCCTGCCGATGGTGAAACGGGCAAAGAGTTCTATTACACCATCTGCCCGGAGATGGAAGCTGTCCGTGCAGTTCTTGATACCTATGAAGTTTACGCTTCCAGGAAAAACTATCCGCTTCCTACCTACGAAGACATGTTATTCTCCCTCTGA